ACATCCTCATGCCCCACAAGGGCGGGCTCCTGGCCATCAAGGAGATCCGGGCGGTGTCTCCGGACGCCCGCATCATCGCCATCTCCGGCGGGGGCAAGACCGGGCGGCTGAGCTTCCTCTCCACCGCGCGCACGTTCCCCGGGGTGCGCACCCTCAAGAAGCCCTTCCGCCGCGCCGAGCTCGTAGGCCTCGTGGAGGAGGTCCTCCACGGCCCGCGCTGACGCGCCCGTGGGGGGACGGGGCGGCGGAGCGGTTCGGACCCTGGCCAGAATCCACCACCAAATTTTTTGGGCGGGGTCCGGGAGTCCTGGAGCGCAGCCCCGCACCGCCTCGACCGAACCGCGGCAGCGAGGCCGAAAGCGGTGAGGTTCGGCGCGCCGGCTCCCTCGGCTACGCGGCCTCCGAACATCGCGGATTGCGGGGCGGAGCGCAAGGGCTCCCGGACCCCGCTTGCCACCCAGGTGGTGGATCGTGGCTGGGGGGGCGGCTTGACAGCTTCGACACGCCTCTCCTAGGATCGGGCTCCGGAAGGAGCCCATGAGCCGACTGCTGTCCCGCCTCGCGTCCCTGCGCCTGACTCTGGGGCTCCTCCTGACCTTGGCCGCCCTGGCGGCTGCAGGGACGTTTCTGCCCCAGAACCTCGACACGGCGGCGTTTCGGGCGCGCTACCCCGAGTGGGGTCCCCTGCTCCTGGCTCTGGGGCTCGAGCGGTTCTACGCCGGGCCCGTATTTCGGGGCCTGCTTCTCCTCTTCACGGTGAACCTGCTGGCCTGCGCCACGGGCCGCTCCCGGGAGGGCTGGCGGCACGCCCGGGGCAGGGGGCGGCCCTCGGTGCGGGCGCCCTCCGGAGGTGCCGGCTGGGCCGATGCCTTTCGGGTGCGGGGATTTCGCGTGCAGCAAGTCGAGCCTCTTCGCGCGTCCCGGCGGCTCTGGGCCTTCCTGGGATTTCCGCTGGTGCACCTGGCGCTCCCCCTGGTGATGGCGGGCGGTCTGTGGGGAAGCCTGGGGGGCTTCGTGGGGACCCAGAACGTGCACGTGGGGGGCCTCACGCTCACTGTGTACGACTGGTCCCAGGAACGGGACAGGCGGCTCCCCTTCGTGCTGGCGGTGGAAGACTTCCAGACGCTCCACTACCCCACCGAACTCCAGGTGCAGATCCTGGACGCGGGAGAGCCCCGGACGGTCGAGGTCCGGGTCGGGGGCACGGTGCCCGTGGCCGGGAGCCCCTACCGCGTGCGGGTGGCAGACTTCCATCCGTCCACGGGGGACCTGACCTACTGGGTGGGCGGGCCCGACGGGGAGGAGGGCCCCTTCTTGCGGAGCCAGGAGGAGGGCGCCCCTCTTCGGGTGAGGCCCCTCGCGTTTCGCGACCCCCAGGTGCGCCGGGTCGAGGCCCGGGTGAGCCTTCGCGACGAGCGGGGACAGGCCGTCGCACGCCAGGTGGTGGCCATCAACGAGCCCCTGGTGCACGGGGGCCTGCGGATCTACCTCACAGCCTGGGGGGCCGACGCCGAAGGCCGCCCCTTTGCGGGCTTCCAGGTCGTGCGCGACCCGGGACAGCCCCTGGTCTGGACCGGCTCGGCGGCGTTCTCCCTCGGGCTCCTGCTCCTGCTCTTCGGGGACGGCGCTTGGGTGCGCGAAGAAGGGGGAGAGCTCGTGTGCCGGGCGAGCCGGGGCACCGCCCGGGCCCGCACCCTCCTGGCGCCCCCCGGAGGCGACGACCGTCCGACCCGGGTGGCATCGTGACGGATCCCGCGTGGACCGATCTCCTGGCCCTGGGGCCGGCGCAGCGGACGTCTCGCCTGGAGTTTCTCCAGATCGAAGAGCAGGACCGGTCGGCGCTGGCGCAGCTTGCCCAGGTGCTGGCACCGCACCTGGATTCCCTGGTGGAGCAGTGGCACGGCTTCCTCCTGGAGCGCCCCGAGACCCGCGGCCGGCTGCCCCGGGGAAAGGTGGGGGATCACCTGCGGGCCATGCAGGCCCGCTACTTCCGTACCCTGCTGTCGGGGCCCTACGACCGGGACTACTTCGAGGACCGCCTGCGCATCGGGTTCGTACACGAGCGCGTCGGACTGGAGCCCGCCTGGTACCTGGGCTCCTACCGCAAGTTCCAGGACATGGTTCGGGATGTCCTGCTTCGCGAGGGGCACGAGGCGCCCCGGTTGGCCGGGTGGCTGCGGGCCCTGGAGAAGGTCGTCTACCTGGACGTGGAGCTCGCCCTCGACGCTTACTTCCACACGAGAAACCGCACCATTCTCGACGCCAACGCGGCCCTGAACCGGATGGCCCACGAGCTCGAGCGGCGCAACGCCGAGCTCTCGGCCCAGTTTGCCCAGGCCCAGGAGGCGGCCCGCCTCAAGGACGAGTTCCTCTCCGTGGTCTCCCACGAGGTCCGTACCCCGCTCCACGCCATCTTGGGGTTTGCCGACCTCCTGGCCGACGGCATCGAGGGGCCGGTGAACCCTGGCCAGGTTTCGAGCCTCGCGAAGATCCGCCGCCACGGGGAACGCCTGCTGGGGATCTTCGACCAGATGCTCGAAGCGGCGCGCCTGGCCGCCGCCGGTTCCTCCGCGCCCCGGGCCTTCGACCTCCAGCCGGTGCTGGAGCGCGCCGCCGAGGCGGCGCGTCCTTTGGCTCGGGACAAGGGGCTTCTTCTGGAGGTGGCGCTGGAGAACGGGCTGCCGGCGGTGGTAGGGGATCCGGAGGGGTTTGGCCGGGCGCTGGAGCACGTGCTGGAGAACGCCTGCAAGTACACCGCTCGGGGGACCGTGCGTCTGGCGTCGACGCGGGTGGCCGGAGGGGTTCGGGTCGAGGTCTCCGACACGGGCCCCGGCGTACCGGAAGCCCACCGGCACCGCATCTTCGAGCCGTTCCATCAGGTGGAGTCGGGCGACACCCGCACGGCTACCGGCGTGGGCCTGGGGCTCGCCCTGGGGCGCCGGGCACTGGAGCGCATGGGCGGTACCCTCACGCTGGCGGCCTCGGGGCCCCGGGGGAGCACGTTCGTACTGGAGCTGCCCGAGGCGCCGCCGCCGGGTCCGGAAGAAACGGCCGGAGCCGACGCGGACACCCCGCCGTGACCCCTCCCCGGTCCGCTAGTCCCAGGGGCCGGCCAGCGGAGCGGGAGGGTCGGCCAGGGACTGGAACCGCGCCAGGCGCACCGCGTTGCGGTTGCGGTAGCTCAACAGGGGCATGATCCCGCGGCCCAGCACGGCCTCGGCGGCCCGCTCGCCGAGGTACACCTCGGCGCAGGGCACGAGCACCTTCTCCCCGGCCTCTTCCACCACGTGGGCCGGCAGGTCGCCCACCTCCAGGCGGTCCCCCGGCTCCAGGTCCCACCCCCGCTCCC
This genomic interval from Thermodesulfobacteriota bacterium contains the following:
- a CDS encoding cytochrome c biogenesis protein ResB; the encoded protein is MSRLLSRLASLRLTLGLLLTLAALAAAGTFLPQNLDTAAFRARYPEWGPLLLALGLERFYAGPVFRGLLLLFTVNLLACATGRSREGWRHARGRGRPSVRAPSGGAGWADAFRVRGFRVQQVEPLRASRRLWAFLGFPLVHLALPLVMAGGLWGSLGGFVGTQNVHVGGLTLTVYDWSQERDRRLPFVLAVEDFQTLHYPTELQVQILDAGEPRTVEVRVGGTVPVAGSPYRVRVADFHPSTGDLTYWVGGPDGEEGPFLRSQEEGAPLRVRPLAFRDPQVRRVEARVSLRDERGQAVARQVVAINEPLVHGGLRIYLTAWGADAEGRPFAGFQVVRDPGQPLVWTGSAAFSLGLLLLLFGDGAWVREEGGELVCRASRGTARARTLLAPPGGDDRPTRVAS
- a CDS encoding protoglobin domain-containing protein, which gives rise to MTDPAWTDLLALGPAQRTSRLEFLQIEEQDRSALAQLAQVLAPHLDSLVEQWHGFLLERPETRGRLPRGKVGDHLRAMQARYFRTLLSGPYDRDYFEDRLRIGFVHERVGLEPAWYLGSYRKFQDMVRDVLLREGHEAPRLAGWLRALEKVVYLDVELALDAYFHTRNRTILDANAALNRMAHELERRNAELSAQFAQAQEAARLKDEFLSVVSHEVRTPLHAILGFADLLADGIEGPVNPGQVSSLAKIRRHGERLLGIFDQMLEAARLAAAGSSAPRAFDLQPVLERAAEAARPLARDKGLLLEVALENGLPAVVGDPEGFGRALEHVLENACKYTARGTVRLASTRVAGGVRVEVSDTGPGVPEAHRHRIFEPFHQVESGDTRTATGVGLGLALGRRALERMGGTLTLAASGPRGSTFVLELPEAPPPGPEETAGADADTPP
- a CDS encoding response regulator, with product MARVLVIDDEEPVRAMIRQMLERAGHVVEEAQDGEAGVNAFRARPPDLVVTDILMPHKGGLLAIKEIRAVSPDARIIAISGGGKTGRLSFLSTARTFPGVRTLKKPFRRAELVGLVEEVLHGPR